A single Cannabis sativa cultivar Pink pepper isolate KNU-18-1 chromosome 7, ASM2916894v1, whole genome shotgun sequence DNA region contains:
- the LOC115696656 gene encoding uncharacterized protein LOC115696656 has product MISPNRLRLQSALQFTFLASNNEAEYKALVAKLKLAKVVGANRVEMYSDSQLVVNQVLGEYQTWGEKMAAYISVVRELLQEFKEYKVERIPRERNAHANCLAKLALDSEIEKLGVIPVEHLTEPSIMTKEVVATNEQGSS; this is encoded by the coding sequence TCACATTTCTGGCTTCTAACAATGAGGCTGAGTACAAAGCCCTGGTAGCAAAATTAAAATTGGCTAAGGTTGTAGGGGCCAACAGGGTAGAAATGTATAGTGATTCGCAACTGGTGGTCAACCAGGTATTAGGGGAATATCAGACTTGGGGAGAAAAGATGGCTGCTTACATATCGGTTGTTAGGGAATTGCTGCAAGAGTTTAAGGAATACAAAGTGGAACGAATTCCACGAGAAAGAAATGCCCATGCAAACTGTCTGGCTAAGCTAGCCTTAGATAGCGAGATAGAGAAGCTGGGGGTGATACCTGTTGAACACCTTACGGAACCTAGCATTATGACCAAAGAAGTAGTGGCTACTAATGAACAAGGGTCGAGCTAG